A genomic region of Prosthecobacter sp. contains the following coding sequences:
- a CDS encoding tetratricopeptide repeat protein translates to MIPPISARLPVVLACALSFLSLTTPSFALFEFIFGKKDKVVPMASERDTQEAAASALLAQARLAHNAGKAGKAQGLYQAIVKKYPFTVSAGEASFQNALIIRHVGKMDAAFEAFQAFIQAYRDSPRFAEAIEKQYEIAEEAKGGKKQSGLLLLPMKLNTSEVIGFYEQIIKNAPFGKYAPLAQFSIAEIQQDMKEKDKAVAAYQKVVENYPNTSQAAEAQFRIGSISNIAAQRSEDASNLLAARDALRTYIASNPAGERKQETEMILSQVNTAEANQSLTVAKFYKRIGKTKAAAIYLNEALKFGSPEVSAEARTLLAELAATDPEGVADAKKGPGQDYTALTAQNLKTRDDYVGPLAPELARLSQKPRMRTGDEGFMPIPLQEPMLPLRPGATMPGAGSLLPPVPETEKPALLPVPPVPNKPLIPPPPASGNKLPVPPPPTVKPAS, encoded by the coding sequence ATGATCCCCCCCATTTCTGCCCGCCTGCCAGTGGTCCTGGCGTGTGCCCTGTCGTTCCTGTCTCTGACGACCCCTTCCTTTGCCTTGTTTGAGTTCATTTTCGGCAAAAAGGACAAGGTGGTGCCGATGGCCAGCGAGCGTGATACTCAGGAAGCCGCCGCCTCGGCCTTGCTCGCGCAGGCCCGGCTGGCGCACAATGCCGGCAAAGCAGGCAAGGCGCAGGGATTGTACCAGGCCATCGTGAAGAAATATCCCTTCACAGTGAGCGCTGGGGAGGCGTCCTTTCAAAATGCACTCATCATCCGCCATGTGGGCAAAATGGATGCTGCCTTCGAGGCATTTCAGGCCTTCATTCAAGCCTACCGTGACAGTCCCCGGTTCGCCGAGGCCATCGAAAAGCAGTATGAAATCGCCGAAGAGGCGAAAGGTGGCAAAAAGCAAAGCGGCCTGCTGCTGCTGCCGATGAAATTGAACACCTCGGAAGTGATCGGGTTTTACGAGCAGATCATCAAAAACGCCCCCTTCGGCAAGTACGCTCCGCTGGCGCAGTTCAGCATCGCTGAAATCCAGCAGGACATGAAAGAGAAGGACAAGGCCGTCGCCGCCTATCAGAAGGTGGTGGAAAACTACCCCAACACCTCGCAGGCGGCCGAAGCGCAGTTCCGCATCGGCTCCATCAGCAACATCGCCGCCCAGCGCAGTGAGGACGCCTCCAACCTGCTCGCCGCACGTGACGCGCTTCGCACTTACATCGCCTCGAATCCCGCCGGGGAGCGCAAGCAGGAGACGGAGATGATTCTCAGCCAGGTGAACACGGCGGAGGCCAATCAATCGCTGACCGTGGCGAAGTTTTACAAGCGCATCGGCAAGACCAAGGCGGCGGCGATTTACCTCAACGAGGCGCTGAAGTTCGGCTCGCCTGAAGTCTCGGCTGAAGCCCGCACGCTGCTCGCTGAACTCGCCGCCACCGATCCCGAAGGCGTGGCAGATGCGAAGAAGGGTCCGGGACAGGATTACACAGCGCTCACGGCGCAGAATTTGAAAACGCGTGATGATTATGTTGGCCCGCTGGCGCCGGAACTGGCCCGTCTGAGCCAGAAACCCAGGATGCGCACGGGCGATGAGGGTTTCATGCCCATCCCCCTGCAGGAGCCCATGCTGCCGTTGCGCCCGGGTGCAACGATGCCAGGTGCGGGTTCACTGCTGCCGCCGGTGCCAGAGACGGAAAAACCCGCGCTGTTGCCGGTGCCTCCGGTTCCGAACAAGCCGCTGATCCCGCCTCCTCCTGCCTCCGGCAACAAGCTGCCGGTGCCGCCACCGCCGACGGTGAAGCCTGCGTCATAA
- the lptE gene encoding LPS assembly lipoprotein LptE, with product MKQIFLLLAPVCLLLSSCAGYTLGGQKPAHLRNITKIAVPTFKNLTLEPRLAVLVTNAVIKQLQNHGSYQIVAKSDAEAVLEGNIQQITRSQFRSDRNNILLTSQIMATLNSSYVIKDAASGTVLHNGSASADSYIILDANLQLSETQLLEDAAQRLAYNVADEVSEGW from the coding sequence ATGAAACAGATTTTCCTTTTGCTGGCCCCCGTCTGCCTCCTGCTTTCCAGTTGTGCGGGCTACACCCTCGGCGGCCAAAAGCCTGCCCACCTGCGCAACATCACCAAGATCGCGGTGCCGACCTTTAAAAATCTCACGCTTGAACCTCGTCTCGCCGTGCTGGTGACGAATGCGGTCATCAAGCAACTGCAAAACCACGGCTCGTATCAAATTGTCGCCAAGAGCGATGCCGAGGCGGTGCTGGAGGGCAATATTCAGCAGATCACCCGCTCGCAGTTCCGTTCGGACCGCAACAACATCCTGCTCACCTCGCAGATTATGGCGACTCTCAACAGCAGCTACGTCATCAAGGATGCTGCGTCGGGAACCGTGCTCCACAATGGAAGCGCCTCGGCTGACTCCTACATCATTCTCGATGCCAATCTTCAGCTTTCGGAAACCCAGCTGCTCGAAGATGCCGCACAACGTCTCGCCTACAATGTGGCGGATGAAGTCTCCGAGGGCTGGTAA
- the rsmI gene encoding 16S rRNA (cytidine(1402)-2'-O)-methyltransferase, with protein MGRLKPGLHLVATPIGNMRDITQRALDVLRAADLVACEDTRHSGMLLKHHDIRARLISLNEHNEAQRIPQLLDHMRQGGSVALISDAGMPTVSDPGQRLVGATVAGGLHVEGIPGPSAVLTALAASGLPTTPFYFGGFLPHKKGARATELTAALQRDCTSIYFESPYRLVDTLAILAEAGPERRVVVARELTKKFEEFRRGTAGILLSHFQVKPPKGEITLLIAPVESPKWLVW; from the coding sequence ATGGGCCGGCTGAAACCGGGCCTGCATCTCGTGGCCACCCCCATCGGCAACATGCGTGACATCACCCAGCGCGCGCTCGATGTCTTGCGTGCCGCTGACTTGGTTGCCTGCGAAGACACCCGCCATTCCGGCATGCTGCTGAAACACCACGACATCCGCGCGCGGCTCATCAGCCTGAATGAGCACAACGAGGCGCAGCGCATCCCGCAGTTGCTCGATCACATGCGCCAGGGCGGCAGTGTGGCGCTGATTTCCGATGCGGGAATGCCCACCGTGTCCGATCCGGGGCAGAGGCTCGTCGGAGCCACCGTTGCGGGGGGGCTGCATGTGGAGGGCATTCCTGGACCCAGCGCTGTGCTCACGGCGCTCGCCGCGTCGGGTCTCCCCACCACACCATTCTACTTTGGCGGTTTCCTGCCGCACAAAAAAGGCGCGCGCGCCACCGAACTGACCGCTGCTCTTCAGCGCGACTGCACCAGCATCTACTTTGAGAGCCCCTACCGGCTCGTGGACACGCTGGCCATCCTGGCTGAGGCAGGGCCTGAGCGTCGCGTGGTGGTGGCACGTGAACTGACCAAAAAATTCGAGGAATTCCGGCGTGGCACGGCAGGCATCCTGCTATCTCACTTTCAAGTCAAACCGCCCAAGGGCGAAATCACCCTCCTTATCGCTCCGGTCGAGTCTCCCAAGTGGCTCGTCTGGTAA
- a CDS encoding glycogen/starch/alpha-glucan phosphorylase: MEALANCAVLNTSDSLKLSITNHLRFTLGAYIETASENDWYVATSLAVRDRVMERATQSRRQHRAQGVRRVHYLSLEYLMGRLLENNLRNAGIYDATKEALADMGKDLDVLVQKEPDMGLGNGGLGRLAACFMDSLSTLDLPAIGYGIHYEFGLFRQEFVNGKQVEHPDAWMRDGSPWKIARPSYRQTVHLYGKVIQKFDEFGQPHHEWIETKCLLGLPWDIPIVGYDSSTVNVLRLWQAQADEDFNFKVFNEGSYVEALREKAIAETVSKVLYPNDATESGKELRLVQQYFFVACSLADIVRRFKGGYELPWSEFPSKAAVQLNDTHPAVAIPELMRILVDDEGIEWSQAWDICQKTFSYTNHTLLPEALETWSAALFDRVLPRHLQIIYEINKRFLEGDVETRWPGDAEKKRNLSLIEERGGKHVRMAHLSVLGSHATNGVAALHTRLLCERLFPEFFELYPERFLNLTNGVTFRRWLDVCNPQLSALITESIGEGWLKDSTKLKALDRFADDSSFRERFQAIKRGHKVHLAKIIQDTCGVCVSPDALFDVQIKRLHEYKRQHLNLLHIVSLYRKIIANPQIDMAPRVFIFGAKAAPGYYLAKNIIHAINALAAKVNHDPRVDGKLKVIYIPNYGVSLAERIIPAADLSEQISTAGKEASGTGNMKLALNGALTIGTLDGANVEILEEVGPENIFIFGLTVEEVTELYAKGYNPWDFYHASEDLRLSIDWLASDYFTGNQDEFKPLRDSLLTHGDPFLVMADYDSYAASQAKVDLAYRDQKHWQKMAIHNTARVGKFSSDRTILEYAKHVWKLPQVSL; the protein is encoded by the coding sequence ATGGAAGCCCTCGCCAACTGCGCCGTCCTCAACACTTCCGACAGCCTCAAGCTTTCGATCACCAATCATCTGCGCTTCACCCTCGGGGCCTACATCGAAACCGCGAGTGAGAACGACTGGTATGTCGCCACCTCGCTCGCCGTGCGTGATCGCGTCATGGAGCGTGCCACGCAGTCGCGCCGGCAGCATCGCGCGCAGGGAGTCCGTCGTGTGCATTATCTCTCGCTCGAATATCTCATGGGCCGTCTGTTGGAGAACAACCTGCGCAATGCAGGCATCTATGACGCCACGAAAGAAGCGCTGGCGGACATGGGCAAGGATCTCGATGTGCTCGTGCAAAAGGAGCCTGACATGGGCCTCGGCAACGGCGGTCTCGGTCGTCTCGCGGCCTGCTTCATGGATTCGCTCAGCACCCTGGACCTTCCGGCGATCGGTTACGGCATCCATTATGAGTTTGGCCTCTTCCGTCAGGAGTTCGTGAACGGCAAACAGGTCGAGCATCCCGACGCCTGGATGCGCGATGGCAGCCCGTGGAAGATCGCCCGCCCGTCCTACCGCCAGACCGTGCATCTGTATGGCAAGGTCATTCAAAAATTCGACGAGTTCGGCCAGCCGCACCACGAATGGATCGAAACGAAATGCCTGCTCGGCCTGCCGTGGGACATTCCCATCGTCGGCTACGACAGCAGCACGGTGAACGTGCTGCGCCTCTGGCAGGCGCAGGCGGATGAAGATTTTAACTTCAAGGTCTTCAACGAGGGCAGCTACGTCGAGGCCCTGCGAGAAAAAGCCATCGCCGAGACTGTCTCCAAGGTGCTTTACCCGAACGATGCCACGGAAAGCGGCAAGGAACTCCGCCTCGTGCAGCAGTATTTCTTCGTCGCCTGCTCCCTGGCAGACATCGTGCGTCGTTTCAAAGGCGGCTATGAGCTGCCATGGAGCGAGTTCCCCTCCAAGGCGGCGGTCCAGCTCAATGACACGCATCCGGCTGTCGCCATTCCCGAGCTCATGCGCATCCTCGTGGATGACGAGGGGATCGAGTGGAGCCAGGCCTGGGACATCTGCCAGAAAACCTTCTCATACACCAATCACACGCTGCTTCCCGAGGCTCTCGAAACTTGGAGTGCCGCGCTCTTCGACCGTGTGCTGCCACGCCATCTCCAGATCATCTACGAAATCAACAAACGCTTCCTCGAAGGTGATGTGGAGACACGCTGGCCGGGCGATGCGGAGAAAAAACGCAACCTTTCCCTCATTGAAGAGCGTGGCGGCAAACACGTCCGCATGGCGCATCTCTCCGTCCTCGGCAGCCATGCCACCAACGGTGTCGCCGCGCTGCACACGCGGCTGCTGTGTGAACGTCTCTTCCCGGAGTTCTTTGAATTGTATCCCGAGCGCTTCCTCAACCTGACCAACGGCGTCACCTTCCGTCGCTGGCTTGATGTGTGCAATCCGCAGCTCTCCGCGCTCATCACCGAATCCATCGGCGAAGGCTGGTTGAAGGACTCAACGAAACTCAAGGCTCTCGATCGTTTTGCCGACGACTCATCCTTCCGTGAGCGCTTCCAGGCCATCAAACGCGGTCACAAAGTACACCTCGCCAAGATCATTCAGGACACCTGCGGTGTCTGCGTCAGTCCTGACGCCTTGTTCGATGTGCAGATCAAGCGTCTGCACGAGTACAAGCGCCAGCACCTCAATCTCCTGCACATCGTCAGCCTCTACCGCAAGATCATCGCCAATCCGCAGATCGACATGGCCCCGCGTGTCTTCATCTTCGGCGCCAAGGCGGCTCCGGGTTATTACCTCGCGAAAAACATCATCCACGCCATCAATGCCCTCGCCGCCAAGGTGAATCATGATCCGCGTGTCGATGGCAAGCTGAAGGTCATCTACATTCCGAACTATGGCGTCTCCCTCGCCGAGCGCATCATTCCTGCCGCCGATCTCTCCGAGCAAATCTCCACCGCTGGCAAGGAAGCCTCCGGCACCGGCAACATGAAGCTCGCGCTCAATGGCGCTCTTACCATTGGCACGCTCGACGGTGCGAATGTCGAGATCCTCGAAGAGGTCGGCCCGGAAAACATCTTCATCTTCGGACTCACCGTCGAGGAAGTCACCGAGCTGTATGCCAAGGGCTACAACCCATGGGATTTCTACCACGCCAGTGAAGATCTGCGCCTCAGCATCGACTGGCTGGCTTCGGATTACTTCACCGGCAATCAGGACGAGTTCAAACCGTTGCGCGACAGCCTGCTCACGCACGGCGATCCTTTCCTGGTCATGGCGGACTACGATTCCTATGCCGCCAGCCAGGCCAAAGTGGATCTAGCCTACCGCGACCAGAAGCACTGGCAGAAGATGGCCATTCATAACACCGCCCGTGTTGGCAAATTCAGCAGCGACCGCACCATCCTCGAATACGCGAAGCACGTGTGGAAGCTGCCTCAGGTCAGCCTCTGA
- the lpxB gene encoding lipid-A-disaccharide synthase, translating to MNRIFIIAGEVSGDTHAAGLLRELKTLEPDLKVVGLGGPKMREVIGESIEDWVETAGVVGLWEVVKMYRYFKEKLDGVLDSILDQKPEAVILVDYPGFNLRLAKALRLGGYKGRLLYYISPQVWAWKKGRVKTMAQVLDLMICIFPFEKEFYEKSGLRTEFCGHPMVDRVVTLKREWKREPGLVGWFPGSRLNEVRRLFPLMMDAAKAIKLAVPNARFAVSAANETLAGFMREMAEEHGMPEAKRWIETGTVYDLMQRAEAGAVASGTATLEAACFGLPYTLIYNVSWPTYIIAKLVVRIKHLGIINILAKREVVQELVQGKLNADTLARATADLLTSESKRQHMQGELAAVVATLGSGGAYARVAKVVHESLAA from the coding sequence ATGAACCGCATCTTCATCATCGCAGGCGAAGTCAGCGGCGACACCCATGCCGCCGGACTCCTGCGTGAGTTGAAGACACTGGAACCCGACCTGAAAGTCGTCGGTCTCGGCGGACCGAAGATGCGCGAAGTGATCGGCGAGAGCATTGAGGACTGGGTCGAAACGGCCGGTGTGGTCGGTTTGTGGGAGGTGGTGAAGATGTACCGCTACTTCAAGGAGAAGCTGGATGGCGTGCTGGACTCGATCCTCGATCAAAAGCCCGAAGCGGTCATCCTCGTCGATTATCCCGGCTTCAATCTGCGGCTGGCGAAGGCGCTGCGCCTCGGCGGCTACAAAGGCCGCCTCCTCTACTACATCAGCCCACAGGTCTGGGCGTGGAAGAAGGGCCGCGTGAAGACAATGGCCCAAGTGCTCGACCTCATGATCTGCATCTTCCCCTTCGAGAAGGAGTTTTATGAGAAGAGCGGCCTGCGCACCGAATTCTGCGGGCATCCGATGGTGGACCGCGTGGTCACCTTGAAACGTGAATGGAAGCGCGAACCCGGCCTCGTCGGCTGGTTTCCTGGCAGCCGGCTCAATGAAGTGCGTCGCTTGTTCCCGCTCATGATGGATGCCGCGAAAGCGATCAAACTGGCGGTGCCGAACGCCCGTTTTGCCGTTTCAGCCGCGAACGAGACGCTGGCGGGCTTCATGCGTGAGATGGCGGAGGAGCATGGCATGCCCGAGGCGAAGCGCTGGATCGAGACCGGCACGGTCTATGATCTGATGCAGCGTGCCGAGGCCGGAGCCGTGGCCTCCGGCACCGCCACGCTCGAAGCCGCCTGCTTTGGCCTGCCCTACACACTGATCTACAACGTGAGCTGGCCCACCTACATCATCGCGAAGCTGGTGGTGCGCATCAAGCACCTCGGCATTATCAACATCCTCGCCAAACGCGAGGTGGTGCAAGAACTCGTGCAAGGAAAGCTCAATGCTGACACGCTGGCCAGAGCCACCGCCGACCTGCTCACCAGCGAATCAAAGCGACAGCACATGCAAGGCGAACTCGCCGCTGTGGTGGCGACACTCGGTTCCGGCGGCGCGTATGCACGCGTGGCCAAAGTGGTGCATGAGTCTCTGGCAGCCTAG
- a CDS encoding Gfo/Idh/MocA family oxidoreductase: protein MSSPFRIGVAGVGAIGKNHARIMAEIAAKSGGATTFAAVYDADPARAAEFAAQYQTHPASDLEDFAQRVDAATVAVPTIYHRRVAEPLMQRGIHVMVEKPISESYAEAQALIELAKAKSVILQVGHIERFNPVLRQLEERMNNPRFIEAHRLSPFPNRSMDIGVVLDVMIHDIEIVLHLVKSELIQIDAVGIQVLTKREDIANARLKFANGCIANITASRISPEKMRKIRVFQSESYLSLDYQEQSGWIYRKDGMQIVREAVEVEKDEPLKLEIAAFVECARHGRRPVVTGQEGAEAVRIALEITDQIERNAALATP from the coding sequence ATGAGTTCCCCTTTCCGCATTGGAGTCGCCGGTGTCGGCGCAATTGGCAAAAACCATGCACGCATCATGGCGGAGATAGCCGCGAAGAGCGGTGGTGCGACCACCTTTGCCGCCGTGTATGACGCTGATCCCGCGCGTGCCGCTGAATTCGCCGCACAGTATCAAACCCACCCTGCCAGCGACCTCGAAGACTTCGCCCAGCGCGTTGATGCCGCCACCGTGGCCGTTCCGACCATTTACCACCGCAGAGTCGCCGAGCCGCTCATGCAGCGTGGCATTCACGTCATGGTGGAAAAGCCGATCAGCGAGTCCTACGCCGAAGCGCAGGCCCTCATCGAACTCGCCAAGGCCAAAAGCGTCATTCTCCAGGTCGGGCACATCGAGCGCTTCAATCCAGTGCTCCGCCAGCTTGAGGAACGCATGAACAACCCGCGTTTCATCGAAGCGCATCGCCTCTCCCCCTTCCCCAACCGCAGCATGGACATCGGCGTCGTCCTCGACGTGATGATCCATGACATCGAGATCGTTTTGCATCTCGTAAAGTCGGAACTCATCCAGATCGATGCCGTGGGCATCCAGGTGCTCACCAAACGCGAGGACATCGCCAACGCCCGCCTCAAGTTCGCCAACGGCTGCATCGCCAACATCACCGCCAGCCGCATCAGCCCCGAGAAGATGCGCAAAATCCGTGTCTTCCAGAGCGAGAGCTACCTGAGCCTCGATTACCAGGAGCAGAGCGGCTGGATCTATCGCAAGGACGGCATGCAGATCGTGCGTGAAGCCGTCGAGGTCGAAAAAGACGAGCCTCTGAAGCTCGAAATCGCCGCCTTTGTCGAATGCGCCCGCCATGGCCGCCGTCCTGTCGTCACTGGGCAGGAAGGCGCGGAGGCAGTGCGCATCGCGCTGGAGATCACCGATCAAATCGAACGCAACGCTGCTCTGGCCACGCCATGA
- the ffh gene encoding signal recognition particle protein — protein sequence MFSALSEKLELAFKKLRGQGRISEANVSDSMQEIRMALLEADVDFKVAKDLVENVTKQSVGAEVLRTVSPGQQIVKIFHDELVKLLGSDASALNLDPPQRILMTGLNGAGKTTTSAKLASWLKKQGRRPLLIALDLYRPAAIKQLQVLGQQLNVPVFAPAEGETDPVKAAKASLEWLKAQGSGIAIFDTAGRQDLDEELLAELKRVRAVVQPNEVLLVADAATGQQAVNVAQKFNDAVGITGLIMTKLDGDARGGALLSMRQVTGCAVKFLGVGEKVDQLEVFHPDRMAQRILGMGDVVGLVEKAAEEIDEKEAMKLAVRMQSNKFDFTDMLQQMRMMKKLSSGGMGSLLGMLPGMGKMKDAIGPDADKKLKHTEALILSMTPKERQRPEIINGQRRKRICNGAGRPVMEMNQLLKQFEMMKKLMSNKGMMAQMMGGMMGGGGGGGGGMGGLGSMLGGLGGGGKMPKLPPGMKFPGKF from the coding sequence ATGTTCTCCGCTCTCTCCGAAAAACTCGAACTCGCCTTCAAAAAGCTGCGTGGCCAGGGCCGCATCAGCGAAGCCAACGTCAGCGACTCCATGCAGGAGATCCGCATGGCCCTGCTGGAGGCCGATGTGGACTTCAAAGTCGCCAAGGATCTCGTCGAAAACGTCACCAAGCAGTCGGTGGGTGCCGAAGTGCTGCGCACCGTCTCCCCCGGCCAGCAGATCGTCAAAATCTTCCACGATGAACTGGTCAAGCTGCTCGGCAGTGATGCCAGCGCGCTGAACCTCGACCCGCCGCAGCGCATTCTGATGACCGGCCTCAACGGTGCCGGTAAAACAACCACTTCCGCCAAGCTGGCGAGCTGGTTGAAAAAACAGGGCCGCCGTCCGTTGCTCATCGCTCTCGATTTGTACCGCCCTGCCGCCATCAAGCAGCTTCAGGTGCTCGGTCAGCAGCTCAACGTGCCGGTCTTTGCACCTGCTGAAGGCGAAACCGATCCCGTCAAAGCCGCGAAGGCGTCACTCGAATGGCTCAAGGCGCAAGGCAGCGGCATCGCCATCTTCGACACCGCCGGTCGCCAGGATCTCGATGAAGAACTGCTCGCCGAACTCAAACGCGTGCGTGCCGTGGTGCAGCCGAATGAAGTGCTGCTCGTCGCCGATGCCGCCACCGGCCAGCAGGCCGTGAACGTGGCCCAAAAATTCAACGACGCCGTCGGCATCACCGGCTTGATCATGACCAAGCTCGATGGCGACGCCCGTGGTGGTGCGCTGCTCTCGATGCGCCAAGTCACCGGCTGCGCGGTCAAATTCCTCGGCGTCGGCGAAAAAGTCGATCAGCTCGAAGTCTTCCATCCCGACCGCATGGCGCAGCGAATCCTCGGCATGGGCGATGTCGTCGGCCTTGTGGAGAAAGCGGCGGAAGAAATCGACGAGAAGGAGGCGATGAAGCTCGCCGTGCGCATGCAGTCGAACAAATTCGACTTCACCGACATGCTGCAGCAGATGCGCATGATGAAAAAGCTCAGTTCTGGCGGCATGGGGAGTCTGCTGGGCATGCTCCCTGGCATGGGCAAAATGAAGGACGCCATCGGTCCCGATGCCGACAAAAAACTCAAGCACACCGAGGCGTTGATCCTCTCGATGACGCCCAAAGAGCGCCAGCGACCCGAAATCATCAACGGCCAGCGCCGCAAACGCATCTGCAACGGTGCCGGTCGTCCCGTGATGGAAATGAACCAGCTCCTCAAGCAGTTCGAGATGATGAAGAAGCTCATGAGCAACAAAGGCATGATGGCTCAGATGATGGGCGGCATGATGGGAGGCGGCGGCGGTGGTGGTGGTGGCATGGGCGGCCTCGGCAGCATGCTCGGTGGCCTTGGCGGCGGCGGCAAAATGCCCAAACTCCCGCCGGGCATGAAGTTCCCTGGTAAATTCTGA
- a CDS encoding polysaccharide deacetylase family protein has protein sequence MRFASLILLVLLALGTLPSCKRIEDKLRRLAEQSGVTPKPPPPPKPAEPVLTPEEQAIEKKLQESALLATAAPEPDVPKATAFELNKSSVVSILGYHDFRERGGSPMLIASTKFREQMQAIKDSKIPVISLSDVMAWKKGEKNIPEEAIVITMDDGWEGVHTYAYPVLRDFGFPFTVYLYKKYVNIGGRSLSWDQIKEMMQHGCEIGSHSVSHESLKKRPRSAKTEADFQQWVLGELKDSRDFLEQNLKIKVTSFAYPFGIFDDAIMETGLQIGYESLVTVNGQKVTWDTPNGKLGRYIIHGDSDTNFKLATSFRGRGDVGSNKFLVADAKNEKGEQLILLTPKPDAVVANRMPVIEADLKKIGTLMPESIKLRIAGLGTVPAHYDPATMIVRFQFPYKLRREECAVSLSFQRDATQPAEVVSWRFKIDLAAAYLPAP, from the coding sequence ATGCGTTTTGCCTCTCTCATTCTCCTCGTCCTCCTCGCCCTCGGCACGCTGCCCTCCTGCAAGCGCATTGAGGACAAGCTGCGCCGGCTTGCCGAGCAGAGCGGCGTCACCCCCAAACCACCGCCACCGCCCAAACCTGCCGAACCCGTCCTCACCCCCGAGGAACAGGCCATTGAAAAGAAGCTGCAGGAGTCCGCGCTGCTCGCCACGGCCGCACCGGAGCCCGACGTTCCCAAAGCCACGGCCTTCGAGCTCAACAAATCCTCCGTCGTCTCCATCCTCGGCTACCACGACTTCCGCGAGCGCGGCGGCAGCCCCATGCTCATCGCCTCCACCAAGTTCCGCGAGCAGATGCAGGCCATCAAGGACTCCAAGATCCCCGTCATCTCACTCAGCGATGTCATGGCCTGGAAGAAGGGCGAGAAGAACATCCCCGAAGAAGCCATCGTCATCACCATGGATGACGGCTGGGAGGGCGTTCACACCTATGCCTATCCCGTCCTGCGCGACTTCGGCTTCCCCTTCACCGTCTATCTCTACAAAAAGTACGTCAACATCGGCGGCCGCTCGCTGAGCTGGGACCAGATCAAGGAGATGATGCAGCACGGCTGTGAGATCGGCAGCCACAGCGTCTCGCATGAAAGCCTCAAGAAGCGCCCCCGCAGCGCCAAGACCGAAGCCGACTTCCAGCAGTGGGTGCTCGGTGAGCTGAAGGACTCGCGAGATTTCCTGGAGCAGAACCTCAAGATCAAGGTCACCTCCTTCGCCTACCCCTTCGGCATCTTTGACGATGCCATCATGGAGACCGGCTTGCAGATTGGCTACGAATCCCTCGTCACCGTCAACGGCCAGAAAGTCACCTGGGACACGCCCAACGGCAAACTCGGCCGCTACATCATCCACGGCGACAGCGACACCAACTTCAAGCTCGCCACCAGCTTCCGTGGCCGGGGCGATGTCGGCTCCAACAAATTCCTCGTCGCCGATGCCAAGAACGAGAAGGGCGAGCAGCTCATCCTGCTCACACCCAAGCCCGACGCCGTCGTCGCCAACCGCATGCCCGTCATCGAGGCCGATTTGAAAAAGATCGGCACCCTCATGCCGGAGAGCATCAAGCTGCGCATCGCCGGACTCGGCACCGTGCCCGCGCACTACGACCCCGCCACCATGATCGTGCGCTTCCAGTTCCCCTACAAACTGCGCCGCGAAGAATGCGCCGTCAGCCTCAGCTTCCAGCGCGATGCCACCCAGCCCGCCGAAGTCGTGAGCTGGCGCTTCAAGATCGACCTCGCGGCGGCTTATCTGCCAGCGCCGTAG